A single window of Actinoallomurus bryophytorum DNA harbors:
- a CDS encoding SAM-dependent methyltransferase: MADTTRASAGFHPRTPSEARVLDYLLGGKDNFAADREAAERAIALAPELPMMALESRKFLGRAVRFLADEGIRQFVDIGCGLPTQNNAHEVAQAAAPESRVVYVDIDPVVVSHASAILAGDERTGVIQADMREPDKILAHPGLRHLIDLDEPVAILLVSAFTAIPEDEVALDIVARLRQAISSGSWMVISHPISDSRPQVAEQIAAMYQAKDLSGAPRRHDIRSRAEVEPYFDKLDMADPGIVRLPAWRPGPAGPSVDPKMVWAIGGVGRKL; encoded by the coding sequence ATGGCGGACACGACGCGTGCCTCTGCCGGCTTCCATCCTCGTACACCCAGCGAAGCGCGTGTGCTCGACTACCTGCTGGGCGGCAAGGACAACTTCGCCGCCGACCGTGAGGCCGCCGAGCGTGCCATCGCCCTGGCGCCGGAGCTGCCGATGATGGCCCTGGAGAGCCGCAAGTTCCTGGGGCGGGCGGTGCGTTTCCTCGCCGATGAGGGCATCCGGCAGTTCGTCGACATCGGCTGTGGCCTGCCGACCCAGAACAACGCGCACGAGGTCGCCCAGGCCGCGGCGCCGGAATCGCGTGTGGTGTACGTCGACATCGACCCGGTCGTGGTCAGCCACGCGAGCGCCATCCTCGCCGGCGACGAGCGGACCGGCGTGATCCAGGCCGACATGCGCGAGCCCGACAAGATCCTCGCCCACCCGGGCCTGCGCCACCTCATCGACCTCGACGAACCCGTCGCGATCCTGCTGGTCTCCGCCTTCACCGCCATCCCCGAAGACGAGGTCGCACTCGACATCGTCGCCCGCCTGCGCCAGGCGATCAGTTCGGGGAGCTGGATGGTGATCTCCCACCCGATCTCCGACAGCCGGCCCCAGGTGGCCGAGCAGATCGCCGCGATGTACCAGGCCAAGGACCTCTCCGGCGCGCCACGGCGCCACGACATTCGCAGCCGCGCCGAGGTCGAGCCGTACTTCGACAAGCTGGACATGGCGGACCCCGGGATCGTCCGCCTGCCCGCGTGGCGGCCCGGCCCGGCCGGCCCCAGCGTCGATCCCAAAATGGTCTGGGCGATCGGCGGCGTCGGCCGCAAGCTCTGA
- a CDS encoding PP2C family protein-serine/threonine phosphatase codes for MYPGFTHPADTGDPVIGQMLSTLLLRSHLMAPGTLADHLAEAARPLGVSEARIYLADLQQHRLRPMPDGSGSGAEPLDIESTTAGRAFQTVTIQSAEIEHVAGQDGPFRLWVPLLEGVERLGVLELCFTRDGGEASTRLLDDVSGKISAATLERCRILASLTGLLIASKGTYSDIYTEIQRSRAMALQAEMVWAFMAPRTFATSRVQLACALEPAYEVGGDAFDHSLIGDRFHVSLFDSVGHDLTAGLISSVAMASCRTTRRTGGGLTDIAVRADEAIANEFGASRFATALLCDLDIASGEFAWLPCGHPPPLLIRGDKVEELTRPPCLPLGLAEIDADLAARGGTIGGGTIGGGSSGDGYSGAPVAGYTEQLQAGDRLLLYTDGVIEGRDDDGRQFSTARLSDFVIRRSAEGMAAPEILRSLNRAVLDHQRGRLSDDATVILVEWMPKRSGDRLTLQTMRT; via the coding sequence ATGTACCCCGGCTTCACGCACCCCGCCGACACCGGTGACCCGGTGATCGGCCAGATGCTCTCGACCCTGCTCCTGCGCTCCCATCTGATGGCGCCGGGAACCCTGGCGGATCACCTGGCCGAGGCGGCCCGGCCGCTAGGTGTGTCGGAGGCCCGGATCTATCTGGCCGACCTCCAGCAACACCGGCTACGGCCGATGCCCGACGGCTCAGGCAGCGGAGCCGAACCCCTCGACATCGAGTCGACGACGGCCGGGCGGGCCTTCCAGACGGTCACCATCCAGTCCGCCGAGATCGAGCACGTGGCAGGCCAGGACGGCCCGTTCCGGCTCTGGGTCCCGCTGCTGGAGGGCGTGGAGCGGCTGGGCGTGCTGGAGCTGTGCTTCACCCGTGACGGCGGCGAGGCGAGCACCCGGCTTCTCGACGACGTCAGCGGAAAGATCAGCGCGGCGACGCTCGAGAGGTGCCGGATACTCGCCTCGCTCACCGGCCTCCTCATCGCCAGCAAGGGCACGTACAGCGACATCTACACCGAGATACAGCGCAGCCGGGCCATGGCACTGCAGGCGGAGATGGTCTGGGCCTTCATGGCCCCGCGTACGTTCGCGACCAGCCGCGTGCAGCTCGCCTGCGCCCTGGAGCCGGCCTACGAGGTCGGTGGGGACGCCTTCGACCATTCGCTGATCGGGGACCGCTTCCACGTGTCGCTCTTCGACTCGGTGGGCCACGATCTGACCGCCGGTCTGATCTCCAGCGTCGCGATGGCCTCCTGCCGCACCACCCGCCGGACCGGCGGCGGCCTGACCGACATCGCGGTCCGCGCCGACGAGGCCATCGCGAACGAGTTCGGCGCCTCCCGGTTCGCCACCGCGCTCCTGTGCGACCTCGACATCGCCAGCGGTGAGTTCGCGTGGCTGCCCTGCGGCCACCCGCCTCCGCTGCTCATCCGCGGCGACAAGGTCGAGGAGCTCACTCGCCCGCCCTGCCTCCCGCTGGGACTGGCCGAGATCGACGCCGACCTGGCCGCGCGCGGCGGGACGATCGGCGGCGGGACGATCGGCGGCGGGTCGTCCGGCGACGGGTACAGCGGCGCACCGGTCGCCGGGTACACCGAGCAACTCCAGGCGGGTGACCGGCTCCTCCTCTACACCGATGGGGTCATCGAGGGACGCGACGACGACGGCCGTCAGTTCAGCACAGCGCGCCTCAGCGACTTCGTCATCCGCCGGAGCGCGGAGGGCATGGCGGCGCCGGAGATCCTCCGCAGCCTCAACCGCGCGGTCCTCGACCACCAGCGCGGACGCCTCTCCGACGACGCGACCGTGATCCTGGTGGAATGGATGCCCAAACGGTCTGGAGACCGGCTCACCCTTCAGACCATGCGCACCTGA
- a CDS encoding CsbD family protein, producing the protein MGSADKARNKGEEMKGKIKETTGKAVGNEEMEAEGETDQDKGNMKQAGEKIKDAFKD; encoded by the coding sequence ATGGGTAGCGCGGACAAAGCCCGCAACAAGGGCGAGGAGATGAAGGGCAAGATCAAGGAGACCACGGGCAAGGCGGTCGGAAACGAGGAAATGGAGGCCGAGGGCGAAACCGACCAGGACAAGGGCAACATGAAGCAGGCCGGCGAGAAGATCAAGGACGCTTTCAAGGACTGA
- a CDS encoding Lrp/AsnC family transcriptional regulator has protein sequence MAGLDELDTAILRELQVDARRTNRDIAAAVGVSPTTALDRTRGLRQRGVIRGALLDVDLGSIGRSVQALIAVRIRPPSRRNIEGFRDWVSTLPETVGVFVVSGSEDFLIHVAVEDNDRLYAFVIDRLTQRPEIADVRTSVVYEHLRNPGVAPV, from the coding sequence ATGGCGGGACTGGACGAACTTGATACGGCGATCCTGCGCGAACTGCAGGTGGACGCACGGCGCACCAACCGGGACATCGCCGCCGCCGTGGGCGTCTCGCCCACCACCGCGCTGGACCGAACGCGCGGGCTGCGGCAGCGCGGCGTCATCCGGGGAGCGCTGCTCGACGTCGACCTCGGTAGCATCGGCCGGTCGGTCCAGGCCTTGATCGCCGTGCGCATCCGGCCGCCGTCCCGCCGCAACATCGAGGGATTCCGGGACTGGGTCAGCACCCTTCCCGAGACGGTCGGCGTGTTCGTCGTCTCCGGCTCCGAGGACTTCCTCATCCATGTCGCCGTCGAGGACAACGATCGGCTGTACGCCTTCGTCATCGACCGCCTCACCCAGCGCCCCGAGATCGCCGACGTGCGTACCAGCGTGGTGTACGAGCACCTGCGCAACCCCGGCGTCGCACCCGTCTGA
- a CDS encoding DUF2000 domain-containing protein, translating to MPNPPDEEAVIPGFAPDEVVTDRPTRSARLKWIVIVDETLPGGLMVNAAVCVAAATGAQVEGLIARGGTDASGAWHPGLPWAGCTVLGATPELLAETRAKAVSAANLLVIDMPAAAQTNRVYDGYLDELSTTPAEKLAVGAVSVIGPRNRVDKLAKRLTLLS from the coding sequence ATGCCTAATCCTCCTGACGAAGAAGCAGTCATCCCGGGCTTCGCCCCCGACGAGGTCGTCACCGACCGGCCGACCCGGTCCGCCCGGCTGAAGTGGATCGTGATCGTGGACGAGACCCTGCCGGGTGGGCTGATGGTCAACGCGGCCGTCTGTGTCGCCGCCGCGACCGGCGCCCAGGTCGAGGGGCTGATCGCCCGGGGTGGCACGGATGCCTCGGGAGCCTGGCACCCCGGCCTGCCCTGGGCGGGGTGCACGGTCCTCGGTGCCACACCGGAGCTGCTGGCCGAGACCCGCGCCAAGGCCGTGTCCGCCGCGAACCTCCTGGTCATCGACATGCCGGCGGCCGCGCAGACGAACCGCGTCTACGACGGCTACCTCGACGAACTCTCCACGACCCCCGCCGAGAAGCTGGCCGTCGGCGCGGTGAGCGTCATCGGACCGCGCAACCGCGTCGACAAGCTCGCCAAGAGGCTCACCCTGCTGTCATGA
- a CDS encoding HEAT repeat domain-containing protein translates to MTVIDLPVHRPQGLTEEAGNRLARALADPDVRVRHAAADALIDEREVLIGEEGVRALVEAETASADPYVRAVAAELVRAMRAAAWEIYSGALGRKDATRAETVRGLAVLRAAAELGEIALTDPGWRVRERATAALGHLDSRSAIGPLTSVLDDEIVAVRRAAVQALSKWAADRHYARTALTNALDDPDAGVRAEARWALA, encoded by the coding sequence ATGACCGTCATCGACCTGCCCGTACACCGCCCCCAGGGGCTCACCGAGGAGGCCGGCAACCGCCTCGCCCGCGCGCTCGCCGACCCTGACGTCCGCGTACGCCACGCCGCCGCCGACGCTCTCATCGACGAGCGCGAGGTGCTCATCGGGGAGGAGGGCGTCCGCGCGCTGGTCGAGGCCGAGACGGCGAGCGCGGACCCGTACGTACGCGCCGTGGCCGCCGAACTCGTCCGCGCGATGCGCGCGGCCGCCTGGGAGATCTACAGCGGGGCGCTCGGCCGCAAGGACGCCACACGGGCGGAGACCGTACGCGGCCTGGCGGTCCTACGCGCGGCGGCCGAGCTCGGCGAGATCGCCCTGACCGACCCGGGCTGGCGAGTGCGCGAACGCGCCACCGCCGCCCTCGGCCACCTCGACAGCCGCTCCGCGATCGGCCCCCTGACCAGCGTCCTGGACGACGAGATCGTCGCCGTACGCCGTGCCGCCGTGCAAGCACTGAGCAAGTGGGCGGCCGACCGCCATTACGCCCGCACCGCGCTGACGAATGCCTTGGACGACCCGGACGCCGGCGTACGTGCCGAGGCGCGCTGGGCGCTGGCCTGA
- a CDS encoding putative leader peptide: protein MYRRALLVVRLHVDLRRQASSLCRR, encoded by the coding sequence GTGTACCGGAGAGCTCTGCTGGTCGTGCGGCTCCACGTCGATCTGCGACGTCAGGCCAGCTCGCTGTGTCGCCGGTGA
- the recG gene encoding ATP-dependent DNA helicase RecG encodes MTTLEQPLVKAVGAKAAKKLAALDLETAGDLLRHYPRRYAQRGELTDLDSLAEGEYVTVMAEVEKVQGRRITRKPGYLLEVTVTDGSGRLTLTFFGKGAHVPERELPPGTRGLFAGKVSFYRAGRGIKRQLVHPEYKAIAGGDSADAAREFAEELIPVYPAGKGLTSWQIADCVRVVLDTADLGADPLPEQLRKGHRLIGLSDAYRGIHRPQDMAEAGRARKRLKWDEAFVLQVALAQRRRAAAELAATPRPPAGAGLLAEFDAMLPFELTEGQRAVGEEIAADLVRTHPMHRLLQGDVGAGKTVVGLRAMLQVVDAGGQAALLAPTEVLAQQHHRSIVAMLGPLAQAGRLGGSEHGTRVALLTGSQGAKARREGLLDAASGAAGIVVGTHALLQEHVQFADLGLVVIDEQHRFGVEQRDALREKATGGRPHVLVMTATPIPRTVAMTVYGDLDTSALTQLPAGRSPIATHVVPAGNRAYWDRAWERIREEAGQGRQAYVVCPRIGDEPAGDVTAGDDDEDEGAEEDESARRPPLAVLDVAPKLTEGPLHGLRVAVLHGRMHSDDKDTVMRRFAAAELDVLVATTVIEVGVDVPNSTVMVVMDADRFGVSQLHQLRGRVGRGRHPGLCLLVTDAVEESKARERLDAVASTLDGFELSRLDLEQRREGDVLGESQSGRRSSLRLLTLLQDEEIIKAARAEASELVAADPELRDHPGLAAELAALVDEERAEYLEKT; translated from the coding sequence GTGACGACACTCGAGCAGCCACTGGTCAAGGCGGTGGGGGCCAAGGCGGCCAAAAAGCTGGCCGCCCTCGACCTGGAGACCGCCGGGGATCTGCTGCGCCATTATCCGCGGCGCTACGCCCAGCGAGGCGAGCTGACCGACCTCGACAGCCTCGCCGAGGGCGAGTACGTCACGGTCATGGCCGAGGTGGAAAAGGTCCAGGGGCGCCGGATCACCCGAAAGCCCGGTTACCTCCTCGAGGTCACCGTCACCGACGGCAGCGGCCGTCTGACCCTGACGTTCTTCGGCAAGGGCGCCCATGTGCCCGAACGCGAGCTCCCCCCGGGCACGAGGGGCCTGTTCGCCGGAAAGGTGAGCTTCTACCGCGCCGGCCGGGGGATCAAGCGCCAGCTGGTCCACCCGGAGTACAAGGCGATCGCGGGCGGTGACAGCGCCGACGCGGCGCGGGAGTTCGCCGAGGAGCTGATCCCGGTGTACCCGGCGGGCAAGGGGCTGACCTCCTGGCAGATCGCCGACTGCGTACGCGTGGTCCTCGACACCGCCGACCTGGGTGCCGACCCGCTTCCCGAACAACTGCGAAAGGGCCATCGGCTCATCGGGCTGTCCGACGCGTACCGCGGGATCCACCGGCCGCAGGACATGGCCGAGGCCGGACGGGCGCGCAAGCGGCTCAAATGGGACGAGGCGTTCGTGCTCCAGGTCGCCCTCGCGCAGCGCCGGCGGGCGGCCGCCGAGCTTGCCGCGACGCCACGTCCGCCGGCCGGCGCGGGCCTGCTGGCCGAGTTCGACGCGATGCTGCCGTTCGAGCTCACGGAGGGACAGCGCGCCGTCGGCGAGGAGATCGCGGCCGACCTGGTCCGCACCCACCCGATGCACCGGCTGCTCCAGGGCGACGTGGGCGCGGGCAAGACGGTCGTCGGCCTGCGCGCGATGCTCCAGGTCGTCGACGCCGGAGGGCAGGCGGCGCTGCTCGCACCGACCGAGGTGCTCGCCCAGCAGCACCATCGCTCGATCGTGGCGATGCTCGGGCCCCTCGCACAGGCGGGGCGGCTCGGCGGCTCCGAGCACGGCACGCGCGTCGCCCTCCTCACCGGCTCGCAGGGCGCCAAGGCGCGGCGCGAGGGGCTGCTCGACGCGGCCTCCGGCGCGGCCGGCATCGTCGTCGGCACCCACGCGTTGCTGCAGGAGCACGTGCAGTTCGCGGACCTGGGCCTCGTCGTGATCGACGAACAGCACCGCTTCGGCGTCGAGCAGCGTGACGCGCTGCGCGAGAAGGCGACCGGCGGACGCCCGCACGTCCTCGTCATGACCGCGACGCCGATCCCGCGCACCGTCGCCATGACCGTCTACGGCGACCTCGACACCTCCGCGCTGACCCAGCTGCCGGCCGGGCGCTCCCCGATCGCCACCCACGTCGTCCCCGCGGGCAACCGCGCCTACTGGGACCGCGCGTGGGAGCGCATCCGCGAGGAGGCCGGGCAGGGCCGCCAGGCGTACGTCGTGTGCCCCCGCATCGGCGACGAGCCGGCCGGGGACGTCACGGCCGGAGACGATGACGAGGACGAGGGCGCGGAGGAGGACGAGAGCGCCCGGCGGCCGCCGCTGGCCGTGCTCGACGTCGCGCCGAAGCTCACCGAGGGGCCGCTGCACGGGCTGCGCGTCGCTGTCCTGCACGGCCGGATGCACTCCGACGACAAGGACACGGTGATGCGGAGGTTCGCCGCCGCCGAGCTGGACGTCCTGGTGGCGACCACCGTGATCGAGGTCGGTGTCGACGTGCCCAACTCCACGGTCATGGTGGTGATGGACGCCGACCGGTTCGGCGTCTCGCAGCTCCATCAGCTGCGCGGGCGCGTCGGCCGTGGCCGCCACCCCGGCCTGTGCCTGCTCGTCACGGACGCGGTGGAGGAGTCGAAGGCGCGCGAACGTCTCGACGCCGTGGCCTCGACGCTGGACGGCTTCGAGCTTTCCCGCCTCGACCTGGAGCAGCGCCGTGAGGGCGATGTCCTCGGCGAGAGCCAGTCCGGCCGGCGTTCCAGCCTGCGGCTGCTCACCCTGCTCCAAGACGAGGAGATCATCAAGGCGGCCCGCGCCGAGGCGAGCGAGCTCGTGGCGGCCGATCCCGAGCTGCGCGATCACCCGGGGCTGGCGGCCGAGCTCGCCGCCCTGGTGGACGAGGAGCGCGCGGAGTACCTGGAGAAGACCTGA
- a CDS encoding DAK2 domain-containing protein: protein MGDLGDAVAVRQWCRLAADALGRTRADIDALNVFPVPDGDTGTNLYLTVLAAAEAVDRLPGDTGDTGAAAAWRALAEGALLGARGNSGVILSQILRALAEVLGGGGGLAEALRHASRLADQAVAHPVEGTMLSVLRTVAVACPDGGEAGAVARTVAEHARAALRETTGQLDVLARNGVVDAGAAGLCVVLEALAAVVTGEFPQTYDVPRRAVPSEAGEAGTCEPEDHAGGGGYEVMYLLDADEAAVSELRDSLDALGDSLVVVGGDGLWNVHVHTDDAGPAVEAGIRAGRPHRIRVTYLQAPADRHAHNTGRGVVAVTLGAGLTALFEDHGAQAVRRESGRAPSLDELAGAIVRAGDEVAVLPNDRAVLAVAEAAAQRAREDGVRVAVVPARASAQGLAALAVHDPLRRFDDDVIAMTSAAGATRSGQLETAGEEAVTSVGICHPGDTLGLIEGDVSVIGPDLTDVALRILTGMLSGGGELVTLITGIGAPDGLVEAAQGYLHEHRPDVEVVVYDGGQDRYPLLIGVE, encoded by the coding sequence GTGGGAGACCTTGGCGACGCCGTGGCCGTACGGCAGTGGTGCCGGCTCGCGGCGGACGCACTGGGCCGGACCCGCGCCGACATCGACGCGCTCAACGTCTTCCCGGTGCCCGACGGAGACACCGGGACCAACCTCTACCTGACCGTCCTCGCCGCCGCGGAGGCGGTCGACCGGCTGCCCGGCGACACCGGCGATACCGGCGCCGCGGCGGCGTGGCGCGCGCTCGCCGAGGGCGCGCTGCTCGGCGCGCGCGGAAACTCCGGTGTGATCCTCAGCCAGATCCTGCGCGCCCTGGCCGAGGTCCTGGGCGGCGGAGGCGGCCTGGCGGAGGCGCTGCGGCACGCGTCGCGGCTGGCCGACCAGGCCGTCGCCCACCCGGTCGAGGGCACGATGCTCAGCGTCCTTCGCACGGTGGCCGTGGCCTGCCCGGACGGCGGCGAGGCCGGGGCCGTCGCGCGTACCGTCGCGGAACACGCGCGTGCCGCGCTGCGCGAGACGACCGGCCAGCTGGACGTGCTCGCACGCAACGGGGTCGTCGACGCCGGCGCGGCCGGGCTGTGCGTCGTACTGGAGGCGCTCGCCGCCGTCGTCACCGGGGAGTTCCCGCAGACGTACGACGTGCCGCGCCGCGCCGTTCCCTCCGAGGCGGGGGAGGCCGGCACCTGTGAGCCCGAGGACCACGCCGGTGGCGGCGGATACGAGGTCATGTACCTCCTCGACGCCGACGAGGCCGCGGTGTCGGAGCTGCGCGACTCCCTCGACGCGCTCGGCGACTCTCTGGTCGTGGTCGGCGGCGACGGACTGTGGAACGTCCACGTGCACACCGACGACGCGGGCCCGGCGGTCGAGGCCGGCATCCGGGCCGGCCGCCCCCACCGCATCCGCGTGACCTACCTGCAGGCGCCCGCCGACCGGCACGCGCACAACACCGGGCGCGGCGTCGTGGCGGTCACCCTGGGGGCGGGCCTGACCGCCCTGTTCGAGGACCACGGGGCCCAGGCGGTACGCCGGGAGAGCGGCCGCGCGCCGTCGCTGGACGAGCTGGCCGGGGCGATCGTACGGGCCGGCGACGAGGTCGCCGTGCTGCCGAACGACCGGGCGGTCCTCGCGGTCGCCGAGGCGGCGGCGCAGCGCGCGCGTGAGGACGGCGTACGCGTCGCGGTCGTCCCGGCCAGGGCGTCCGCCCAGGGGCTCGCCGCGCTGGCCGTGCACGACCCGCTGCGCCGCTTCGACGACGACGTCATCGCCATGACCAGCGCGGCGGGCGCCACGAGGTCCGGTCAGCTCGAGACGGCCGGGGAGGAGGCGGTGACGAGCGTCGGCATCTGCCACCCCGGCGACACGCTCGGCCTGATCGAGGGCGACGTGTCCGTGATCGGGCCGGACCTCACCGACGTGGCGCTGCGGATCCTCACGGGGATGCTGTCCGGAGGCGGCGAGCTCGTCACGCTGATCACCGGCATCGGGGCGCCCGACGGTCTCGTCGAGGCGGCGCAGGGGTATCTGCACGAGCACCGTCCGGACGTGGAGGTCGTGGTCTACGACGGCGGCCAGGACCGCTATCCGCTGCTCATCGGCGTCGAGTAG
- the rpmB gene encoding 50S ribosomal protein L28, whose translation MASVCDVCGKGPGFGMRVSHSHRRTPRRWNPNIQRVRAVVGRSTKRINVCTSCIKAGKVIRPVAR comes from the coding sequence ATGGCTTCCGTCTGCGACGTCTGCGGCAAGGGGCCGGGGTTCGGCATGCGCGTCTCTCACTCGCACCGCCGCACCCCGCGCCGCTGGAACCCCAACATCCAGCGAGTGCGTGCGGTCGTCGGCCGCAGCACCAAGCGGATCAACGTGTGCACGTCATGCATCAAGGCGGGCAAGGTCATTCGCCCCGTCGCGCGCTGA